The Aspergillus nidulans FGSC A4 chromosome VII nucleotide sequence TTCAACCTGTCCACCTCTACCTTCTTACATACGGAGGAGGTCTCCTCCCGGGTGACCAGATTGACGTCTCGATAACCCTTGAGCCGCGTACTAGGCTCGTCGTCACGACGCCACAGGGCAGCACAAAGATCTTCAAGACAGAAGCATCCCCGGAGCGCACGCTTTCAGATCAAAGTCGTCAGACTTTAGAGGTTCGCATCGGACAAGAAGCCGCATTGTGTTATCTCCCCGATCCTTCGGTGCCATTCAAAGACAGTCGTTACGAGCAGGTCCAAACCTTCATCGTCGATAGTACAGCCAAGGGCTCCTCCCGAAGTAGTCTCTGCGTTCTGGACTGGGTAACGCAGGGCCGCACCTCGCGCGGCGAAAACTGGGACTTTCATTTGTGGAAGGGAAAGAATGAGATATGGCTGCATGATGATCCCATATCATCCCCATCCCCTTCTAGCCAAAAcagcgaggagaaagagaagaagaaacttcTTCTCCGGGACTCCCTGATCCTTGACGATGAAACCTCTACCTCAACTCCCGAAGCCACAAATAACCCACCTAAAACTCTCATCCGCGAACGCACAAGCCCACACGGCGTAATTGGAACGCTGATTCTCTATGGGCCTGTATTCGAAAAACTCTCATCTTTCTTCGTAGACAAGTTCACCTCTCTCCCGCGCATCGGGGCTCGGAACTGGTCTTCTTCTACGCCGGCCGCCGTGGAAGTGCCGCAGAACTTCGATTCCCAGGTGACGTTTACTGCGGCAAGGGTGCGAGCAGGATGTGTTCTTGTGAAATTTGGGGCAGCGGATTTCGAGACAGCGAAAGACTGGCTCGGCGGTATCCTGAAGGAGGAGGGCAGTATAGCGAGGGAATTTGGAGAAGATGCGCTGTTTTGTTTATGATTCCGCATTTTCTGCGAATTGCTTTCTATGGCATGATGAGGTTGCTCGTTCACAAATATTTGTGACAGCGCCTGTCCATTTTCTCtcatgatgatacccagAAGTTATATTTGCGTCTGACGGCTATGCAAACTATCAGAATCTAAGTCTAGCAATCTATCAAAAGGTTAACAATGAACGTAAGAAATCAATGCTTTTGCAAGTAGGCCTTCTCATCATTCAAATCATGAAGCAGAAACATCGCAACGCCGGGGGTATATTCGTATAAAACAAAACCAAGAATCTTATCGTCTATCCCATATCAATGCAGTCAACACAACCTAGCTGACGCCCATGTAAGCATAACGATCGAAGGCATATAGATCGACGCTGACACTCCACCGCTTATTTAACGAGATATTCCGAAACAGAATATCGCGAGAGGATATGTTCGTCGCTCTCTTTTTACAAACAGCATTATTGCCACCAGTCAAAAATGCTGGGCGTCCATTCTTTCTTTGTTGCGCTCACGAGATCGTCCACGTTGAGCAAATCGACGCCTTCGCGGGCTAAAACGCGCCATACATGGTTTCGCAGACTCCGTGGCCAGGATGGTGTTCCCCAGTATCGGACCTTGAGGCCTTGACGGTGAGCAGCCCTGATTTGGGATCTGATTGTTTGCACTTGGCGGTCTGTAAGGCGCAGCATCCATGGGATACCAACGGCTTTCTTAAAGGAGACCGAAGCATAATAGCTGTTAGTTGTGTTGAAGATATCGGGTTCAATGTCCCCATTAGAGTCTCCCAACAAGCCCACACCCGCATTATCAGCCCGTTCTTCCAGACGCTCTTGGGTCTCGATCCGGTCGACATTCTCCACTACTTGGTCGAGCGGCGCATCAAAGAAAATGTCACGATAAGTGGTACTTGCCGCGATTTTATTGAAAGGGGCATTTCCCGTGCCAACAACGGTAATGGGGCCGTTGATAACGTCGCTACCGTTGTAGTAGGTCAAGTAGCCACTTTCGCGGAGCGGCGTCAACTGTGCGTAAACATAGTCCCAAGTCTCCTCACCTTCTGTTTTGAAGTCAATGAGGAGGATTAATGTCTGTGAAGGATCGGTGTCGAAAACCCCATTCCGAGGTTGATCGATATCCGGATGGAAGTGGGTAATGGGATTCTGTCTGCGCAGTATGCTCAGTAATGGATCAATGTACATGTTTCGCAATGTACGGCTTGGCGTAAGAGCTGAGCGAGTATGGCCGACAAAGAGATCGTCGTCGAAAAGCCAGACATCTGCCTCCACACCTGTACACCCGGCCTCAAGAGCAGAATAAAGAGGCACACGGCGCCAATAATCATTATGTGAATGGCAGGAAACCGGGAAAACATCCCGTGAAATGTCCGTAGGCCAGCGAGTGATGTCCGATGGGTCAGCGCTTTGAGGCTGTCGCCAGTGATCCGCTACTCGATCGATCTCGTCAGGGAAGAACGAGATCACGATACCGCAAGCCAGCGAAAGAAACTGGAAAATACCCCTAGTAACTCATCAGCAAGTTCTAGTGCGGAGGCCGGCTGTGCACTTACAACATGGTGAGGAAAGCCACCACGCTATATAAAAGACAGCAGGATCGGGTAGGCGTTCGGAGCCATCGAGGGCGATGCTCAGAGTGCTTGGTGTGGAGAGGAAgtaaaggaagagaagattCCAATGGCTTGTCTTTaccagaagcagcaaacCTGGGTGAGACCGCAGCGATCCCGTGGGCCCATAGCGAGCCTGGTCTCCCTCTTTGCTGGTGTTTCTCCCGCGCTTCTTCCGAGTTTGAGCCGTACGCAGATTCCGGCACCTCACGGCAGCCAACAGTGGCAGTCTTATTGTCTGCTATTTTATTGCTGATACTTTCTTTGATATCCTGGTGAGTGCTGCTCGGCGGGGCTGGAAGTAGAGGGGCAAAGCATGGCTGAGAATAACGAGCAGGGGACGCAGgggatgaagaggacgacaTGACTAAGAATGGGCATTGGCGTAATAGCCATCAATACGCAGACACTATCCACCGGTTCTGATTCTGTTTAACACTATCTCGAGCAGAGGACGTGGAGCTATCTATTTATCCTTCCCAACATAGCGCAATCCGGGCACCGGgcccttctttccctctttaTCGATAGACTACTGACCCGTGGTATTACATTTTCAGGCTCAGGTTCCAAAGCATGCACACAGGGAAAAGCAAAGGATTCGTCGCCCAAGCAAAGCATTTGGCCGGGGGAAATCAAAGACCCAGACTCTGGAGAGGATTCAAACGACCATGTGCTGCACCGCCTGCTCCTATTGGCCGCCATGGCTACCGTCTTAAGCCAAATCCAACCCCCCTTCAAGAGGATTTGCAAGCAATCAGTTTATCCACGGACCCTCTTGTTGATCATGTATCATCAGTCGGTGAAAAAGACCTCATATTCTAAAGACTTATGCAGATCCCTAGCCCAGGTCTACTATTTAGCGAGCAGGGACAGAATACCCGTCCGAACTCGCTCGCCACCCGCTGGAGAATCCATATTCGTTGCTGCGCTTCGGATGCTCGTTGACAGGAAGAACACCATTCCGGGCTTTTCAGTTGCTTCTAGACCGATTCGTCGTCAAAATAACAAGCCCCCTGAAGCCAGAGATCTCATTTAATCGAGTCTCGAACACATTCCTAACAACTAGGAACCGCTTTTCCATGATCGTCACGTCTCTCGCCTCGCTGGCGTTTTAGGCCCTCAAAAGACTGCGGGACTATACTCCGGACCTGGTTCGTCAGGACATGATGCTTGTTTGTCCCTTCCGCTCTGTGGGAAGTCTCGTCTGCAGTCAGGGAGGGTGTTTGCTAGAGTAACGTCTGTCTTTGACTACAGTAATAGATCACTCGCAAGACCTGGTTTTACTTTCAACATCCTATTCAACATCTTGAGCAACCGGGTCGGCTAGGGCTGAGGAAGGGTATTTTCAAAGTACACGGCGAGACAAGGTTCTGGCCGCCTAATGCCTACTACAAAGGCTAGAGTATCGGGAAACGGTCGGTCAAGCTCCAATGTCTGTATGGTGTAGATCGTCTCTAGGCAGATATATTTCGTCACTTACCGTTGAATAATGGCCTGGAAGCGAACCAAGCATTACAGCAGCAAGGCAGAAAGGCAGATCTGGATGGTTTGGCCAAGCAACCGTAGCACAACCAATTGCCGGCGATGCTGTTGAGCGCTTTGGGACTAAAGTAATCAAGTAGAGATCAAGATATTACCAAGTGATGATACCTCAGTAATGGACTAACGGTAAGTAAGTAGGCCGCGCTACACAACTGCCTAAAACTAGGCAGAAATGCAGGGATGGAGAAACTCTGCAAGCCTGCGAGTGCTACCATACATCCGATGGTGAACGTTATGCTACTTCCCGATTGTGGGCGCTGCTAATCGCAGCACCAATTTCATAATGAAAGCACCAAAAAAGAATTCTCCAAACAGCAAGAATTATTTGGCCATACTGATCCGTTCGCGATCAAAATTAGAGAAACAGTTTGACGTAGACAATTATATACAGCGATATACCGCGGCAGAATGgctggaagcagaagcggTAGGTCTGATAAGATCACGATAAGATAAGGCCCCTTATCAATGCGAAAAATTATCGCactccagctcaagaagatcCGACATTACCAGCTCGTCAACGATCAAGAGTCAACCCACAATGCCTCACAAACACAAACGCAGGCATAATGACGAAAGGTAAATATTCTCAACAATAGAAAGTGCAATATCTTACAGGTCCAACAACAGCGCCTACGACCTCCCCCCAACCTTAATCGCCAAATCCCTCCCCGCGCGAGACCCGTCAAAACCtacaggcaaaggcaaaggtaaagagaagggaaagccGAACGCAAACCAGAAATCTCAGTCGAAAGATGGAAAAGTGTCCGCTAGGAAACAAAAAGCGGCTATTGCTGCAACGTCGAGAGGCAAATCTGCCTTGGATGATGATACACCACGCGCATTTCGGCAATTGTTGCAGTTTCAGGAGAGGAGACAAATTCAAAATAATAAGAAGCGGAGGCGCGATGAAAATAGCAGTGATGACAGCgacaacgacagcgacaAGGGTACCGCCCCTGTCCCAGGCAAAcccaagaacaaaaagaaaacaaagcaatcaaccacaacatcGACAGAGCCTGAAGAGTTAGAAAGGAAGACGGCTTCAAAAAACGCACCTAAAATCCTCCCCGGCGAGAAACTCTCCGACTTTGCCGCCCGCGTGGATCGCGAAATGCCTCTTTCTGACATGAAGCGCTCCAACCAACCAGCAACCCTTAAGGACCTTCCTAAGATTCGAGAGACGCGTACAACAAAGCACGAGAAGCGTCTGAAACGGCTACAAGCCCAATGGCGTGAAGACGAGGCTCGAATTAAGGAGCGCGAGGCGGCGGAGcgagaggaaagagaggaagagatggaggaaCAGTTGCAGCTTTGGAAAGAATgggaggctgaagctgggaagaaaaagaagaagaaaggcgctgctgctgatgatgatggcccTGATCCGTGggcgaagttgaagaagaaaagagcgGCTGTGAATCCATTTGAGGTTGCGCAGGAGCCTCcccagctgaagaagccgagaGAGGTGTTTAAAGTGCGCGGCGGCGCGAAAGTGGACGTTGCCAATGTGCCTTCTTCTGTGgggagtttgaggaggcgTGAGGAGCTTGCGAGTGAGAGGAGGAATATTGTTGAGGAGTATCGGCGCCTgatggcagagaagaggggGGCATAATATTGATACCCAGGATTACTCTATATCTACGTATCAAAATCAATAAACCTAGAGGCAATAGAAATGTGGAATGGCTTTTGCATTTCACCTTCTATGAAGAAAGAATTCCAGGCTATTGATGTTTTTATATACAGTACAGACCGACCCAAAGAAACAccatgatcatcaagaaACATTATGCAGGATATTATTCCTGCTGCAGGGACTTGACATACTCCGCAGCCTTGGCCTTAATCTCCTCGACCGTTTTCTCAtcacccttcttctcctcaaaaTCAAGccatttcttgaagaagaagcgcgccTGTTTAGGTTTAAGTTTCTTACCCTCTTCAATTGCCAAGCCACCACCTTTCTTCACTTCCTTGATACCAAGGACGCGCTCAAACAAACGGCGTACCTGCTCAACGTCGCCGTTTTTGATTTCCAAATCCAGAAGGACGTTCCAAAGATCAACACGCTtggggaaagaggagagtAGGCCCTCGAAGACGGTGCGGCCACGTTCAACGTCGCCATTGGGAGAGCGGAATTCGAGCTGTGCGAATTTGGATGTGGTTTCGACGTGCGTATTCTTGGGGAGGGATTGGAGGGCGCGGGAAAGGAGGCCACGACCGCGGTCTGGGGCAGCCATAGTGTCGTACAGGAAGGTGGCGTAGTTGATAAAGAACTTGGGGGAATTGGGgaagaccttcttcttgagagctgtcttgaagagctcgtcTGCTTTCTATAGCTGGGCTGTTAGCGTTGCTCGGAAAGGGGTAAGGGACATCAGGAGATTCTTACCTCGTTCTTGCCGGACTGTATGTAGATGCTGGTCAACCGTTCATAGATCTCCTGCGTATCATTGTATTGGCAAGCACGCTTAAAGACTTCCTCAAGGGTGTCATCGTCGCCGTATGTGTTCTCCAGGTTCAGCATAGCCACCCAGATGTTTAGCTTCTCTGTGTCTTGGCCAATGGTAATGGTACGGAGAGCACGTTCGGCAATCTCCCTggccttctcgacctcgcccaGCTCGAGCTGGAATGCCATGTATTTCAGccaaagaagcgaagagtTAGGCTCACCGAGCAGGAGTCGTTCGTAGTCGGCTACGGACTGTGGCCCGTTAGCATCGAGCTCCCCTGTACGGTCAACCAGGATTTCAGGCTGTCggtgctttctcttcttctgtatgcccttgtcctcatcatcagaaTCGGATTGCATggcctcatcttcatcgtcctgTGTGTTGCCATTCCAATCGAAACCAACGGCACCAAGGCCACCCTTTCGAATCTTATTCGTAGGttcatcaacaacagcatcaccctcttcttcctcttcactctcctcACTTCCACTTTCATCTTCAAGATCCATTCCGCCCATGGACACATCACtgtcgtcatcctcatcgcTTTCGCCAgattcttcaagctcaacacCGCCAAAACTGTCAAGACTGACTCCGTCGGAATCACTATCTTCATTTCCGCTGCTCTCATCCTCGGCATCGTCATTGAAGTATGAAGCTTTGAGCCCGAAAGAGATCTTTCCCTGGTCACGATCCACCTTAAGAACTTTTGCCTTGAcggcatctccttcctcgtaCAGGGTCCTCGCATCTTCCACGCGAGTATCCGCCATTTCGGTGCGATGGCAAAGCCCACTGACATTGGAGGAGCCGTCAATGACAATGAAAGCACCGAACTGCTCCACTTTACGAACTTTTCCAGTCACGATTTGGCCAGGCTTGAGGTCATAAAGTGTTATAGGAGCCTTGTAGCTTGGATCAAGAACAGAGTCCTTAAGACTCATCTGAAGCTTTTTGTTCTCCGGGTCCACCAGGGTTACTCGTCCTTTGACGAGCTGACCAACCTGGAACGAATCTTTCCACTCTTTCAAATAGGAGTCCGACAGGTCCGAAATGCGAATAAAAGCGACGATATTGTGACCAACGGTCACAAACAGCCCACCATCGGAAACTTGTCGAACGAAGCCGCGGATGATATCGTTGACTTTAACCTGCTCCATGGAGGTAATCTCTGGATCCTGAACGGGAAGAGATGAGCTCAGGACCTTTGATGGCCGCAAAGAGAGGTGAATCTTCCGATTGGCTTTGTCAACACCAATGATACATGAGCGGACGACTTCGTTCTTGTGGTAGGCGTGGGGATCAGCCTTTGAGAAGTCGTCTGCCATGTTAATCAGGTCAACAGCACCGACTAGTGTATTGTTGAGTTGCATGATGACCTGCTTGTCCGTAACGCGCGTCACTCTGGTAGGTAGAACCATGCCAACAGACAGATCATCAAATGTGAGGCTTTCAGACCGTTCTCTGGCTGAGAGATCAATGTGGCCCTTCTCAGCGTCGACCCCAGTGACGCGGAACTTCAATGCACAACCGATTGGATATTGCTTTTCTATATCTGCGAGAAGAGATATATCGTCCGATGCGTCGATGAAGCGCAACCGTCCTCGAACATTAGGGGACAGACTGACCCAGAAGAAATCATTGCTAACATTGTTGACAAAACCGAATGATGATGAACCAGCTTGCACCTGGTCAATGGTTAACGGCGTAGCGTTGTCTGCTTTGACGAACTTAGGCTTCATGGAAAGCTCATACACGTTGAACTTGCCCGTGCGGTGACTGATAGGAAGATATGTGTAACTGCGAGCATCGTGCAGACCCAACACCTTTGCGGTTATGACCTGGCCGGGACGAAAGTGCTTTAATGGCTGTTTCTTGTCACTGATATCTTCCCAACTGTCAAACACTTCGGAGACATCAATACGGCCCTGGACGTTGTCGGCAAGTTTTACATTGATTTGGGTACCCTTAACTGAATTAATCTTGCACTTCAGAACTCGACCGACAGTGATATCTGACTTGGCCTTCAGGGTCTCGTCGACTGGATTGGCAAGGGATTCATCACCGGCGGCTGCAGTTTCCTTTGCAGATTTCTTCGTAGACTCCTTCTTAGGGCCAGCATGTGTCGCTTCCGCAGGATCCATGCTCAGGATGAAGCGCCGGAAATCGGTGTCGAGGGAGTGCACAGTCGCAGAGACCACCTGGAAGTTAGCTTTTCCGAACTCAGATTTATTCGAATCCTCCGAGCCGACAAGTCGTCTGGGAACAAGACCAATAAGTCCTCC carries:
- a CDS encoding urease accessory protein UreD (transcript_id=CADANIAT00008822), with the protein product MPVKSPFESSIAKPGQGKVVLSLLPPANPSLSTLTYKYPLKLLTRTGGFVPQSTLPSAFQPVHLYLLTYGGGLLPGDQIDVSITLEPRTRLVVTTPQGSTKIFKTEASPERTLSDQSRQTLEVRIGQEAALCYLPDPSVPFKDSRYEQVQTFIVDSTAKGSSRSSLCVLDWVTQGRTSRGENWDFHLWKGKNEIWLHDDPISSPSPSSQNSEEKEKKKLLLRDSLILDDETSTSTPEATNNPPKTLIRERTSPHGVIGTLILYGPVFEKLSSFFVDKFTSLPRIGARNWSSSTPAAVEVPQNFDSQVTFTAARVRAGCVLVKFGAADFETAKDWLGGILKEEGSIAREFGEDALFCL
- a CDS encoding uncharacterized protein (transcript_id=CADANIAT00008823) — encoded protein: MSSSSSPASPARYSQPCFAPLLPAPPSSTHQDIKESISNKIADNKTATVGCREVPESAYGSNSEEAREKHQQRGRPGSLWAHGIAAVSPRFAASGKDKPLESSLPLLPLHTKHSEHRPRWLRTPTRSCCLLYSVVAFLTMLGIFQFLSLACGIVISFFPDEIDRVADHWRQPQSADPSDITRWPTDISRDVFPVSCHSHNDYWRRVPLYSALEAGCTGVEADVWLFDDDLFVGHTRSALTPSRTLRNMYIDPLLSILRRQNPITHFHPDIDQPRNGVFDTDPSQTLILLIDFKTEGEETWDYVYAQLTPLRESGYLTYYNGSDVINGPITVVGTGNAPFNKIAASTTYRDIFFDAPLDQVVENVDRIETQERLEERADNAGVGLLGDSNGDIEPDIFNTTNSYYASVSFKKAVGIPWMLRLTDRQVQTIRSQIRAAHRQGLKVRYWGTPSWPRSLRNHVWRVLAREGVDLLNVDDLVSATKKEWTPSIFDWWQ
- a CDS encoding uncharacterized protein (transcript_id=CADANIAT00008824), yielding MPHKHKRRHNDERSNNSAYDLPPTLIAKSLPARDPSKPTGKGKGKEKGKPNANQKSQSKDGKVSARKQKAAIAATSRGKSALDDDTPRAFRQLLQFQERRQIQNNKKRRRDENSSDDSDNDSDKGTAPVPGKPKNKKKTKQSTTTSTEPEELERKTASKNAPKILPGEKLSDFAARVDREMPLSDMKRSNQPATLKDLPKIRETRTTKHEKRLKRLQAQWREDEARIKEREAAEREEREEEMEEQLQLWKEWEAEAGKKKKKKGAAADDDGPDPWAKLKKKRAAVNPFEVAQEPPQLKKPREVFKVRGGAKVDVANVPSSVGSLRRREELASERRNIVEEYRRLMAEKRGA
- a CDS encoding protein rrp5 (transcript_id=CADANIAT00008825), producing MAPIKRKGNTAEESSTRNPQKRVRVGTEEHKTDGKSSTAGSAPKASELTVLRDDEPSFPRGGGSVLTPLERKQIHIKATKDVLFEQKSGTKKPSKDEDEAFEDDTDMEDADEDASTPAKKSQKRKGKGKKDAKQDKREKKGVRIEGLSFKRLVPGALILGQVSSINAHNIGISLPNNLTGYVPLTSVSKTLESKIEKMLEEDEDSDEEEFDLHDYFYLGQYLRTYVVSVGNKSADASSKSKKRIELSIDPRSANTGLQKTDLVVNAAVQASVVSVEDHGLVMDLGIEGTDVRGFMSSKEIDPRTDYSTIKEGSVFLCMVTGQNANGNVIKLSANLQSSGSIKKSHFLSVAPTINSFVPGVAAEILLTDVSSTGMIGKIMGMLDTTVDLVHSGGATGKTDLTKKYHNGAKIKGRISCTFPGSEPYKIGFSMLDHVQKFSAEGHGPNSSDDAPAISAVIPEATIVNVDPGLGVYVKIGSTKHMGFVHVSRLADGQVETISSDHGPFKVGTTHEARVVGYSAIDNLYSLSFERKVINQPFLRLEDVTLGAVVKVTITKVLVGESGVTGLIVSLTDGITGFIPSVHFADTRLQFPEKKFREGLSITARVLSVNLEKREVRLTLKKSLLNTEAAVWKDYRDILPGAQSPGTIINILPNGAVVQFYGNVRGWLSVSEMSEAYIKDPSQHFKLGQVVNVHALNVDASQGKLSVSCRDQSLLADSYRTAFKTIQPGQSVTGTVFEKSDDYVLLRLEDLGGLVARLGVGQVADGSASKRSSTLSKIRVGQKLNELVVLDVHRAHRLIHVTNRASLKKATKEGNMPSTFEDLREGAEVTGFIRNITPTGLFVQFLGGLIGLVPRRLVGSEDSNKSEFGKANFQVVSATVHSLDTDFRRFILSMDPAEATHAGPKKESTKKSAKETAAAGDESLANPVDETLKAKSDITVGRVLKCKINSVKGTQINVKLADNVQGRIDVSEVFDSWEDISDKKQPLKHFRPGQVITAKVLGLHDARSYTYLPISHRTGKFNVYELSMKPKFVKADNATPLTIDQVQAGSSSFGFVNNVSNDFFWVSLSPNVRGRLRFIDASDDISLLADIEKQYPIGCALKFRVTGVDAEKGHIDLSARERSESLTFDDLSVGMVLPTRVTRVTDKQVIMQLNNTLVGAVDLINMADDFSKADPHAYHKNEVVRSCIIGVDKANRKIHLSLRPSKVLSSSLPVQDPEITSMEQVKVNDIIRGFVRQVSDGGLFVTVGHNIVAFIRISDLSDSYLKEWKDSFQVGQLVKGRVTLVDPENKKLQMSLKDSVLDPSYKAPITLYDLKPGQIVTGKVRKVEQFGAFIVIDGSSNVSGLCHRTEMADTRVEDARTLYEEGDAVKAKVLKVDRDQGKISFGLKASYFNDDAEDESSGNEDSDSDGVSLDSFGGVELEESGESDEDDDSDVSMGGMDLEDESGSEESEEEEEGDAVVDEPTNKIRKGGLGAVGFDWNGNTQDDEDEAMQSDSDDEDKGIQKKRKHRQPEILVDRTGELDANGPQSVADYERLLLGEPNSSLLWLKYMAFQLELGEVEKAREIAERALRTITIGQDTEKLNIWVAMLNLENTYGDDDTLEEVFKRACQYNDTQEIYERLTSIYIQSGKNEKADELFKTALKKKVFPNSPKFFINYATFLYDTMAAPDRGRGLLSRALQSLPKNTHVETTSKFAQLEFRSPNGDVERGRTVFEGLLSSFPKRVDLWNVLLDLEIKNGDVEQARFFFKKWLDFEEKKGDEKTVEEIKAKAAEYVKSLQQE